The Candidatus Methylomirabilota bacterium genome contains the following window.
CTTCGCGAATCCGCGCAACGCGGCCGCCGGCGCGGTGAGGCAGAAGGACCCCGCGATCACGGCCACCCGGCCCCTCGAGATCTTTCTCTACCACGTGAGCATCCTCGAGCCCCCGCTCTTCGACACCCACTGGGAGCGGCTCGAAGCCCTCAGGCAAAGCGGCTTCCCCGTCAATCCGCGCTCGGAGCGCTGCCCGGATATCGAGGCGGTCATCGCCTATGGCCAGCGCCTCGAGGCCGAGCGGGACCAGCTCGACTACGAGGCCGATGGCGCCGTGGTCAAGGTCAACGACCTCGAGCAGCAGCGCCGCCTCGGGGCCACCGCCCATCACCCGCGCTGGGCCATCGCCTTCAAGTTCGCGGCGCGACAGGCGACCACGCGCGTCAAGGCGATCACGATCAACGTGGGCAAGACGGGCGCGCTCACTCCAGCCGCCGAGCTGGAGCCCGTCGAGCTGTCGGGCGTCACCGTGAGCAATGTCAGCCTGCACAACGAGGATGAGATCCACCGCAAGGACGTGCGTGTGGGCGATACCGTGCTCATCGAGCGCGCGGGCGACGTCATTCCCTATCTCGTCCAGGTCATCACCTCCAAGCGCCCGCCCGATACGGTGTCCTTCCAGATGCCGACGCACTGCCCCGCCTGCGGCGCGCCGGCCGAGCGCCCCGCCGGCGAGGCTATCTGGCGCTGCACCAACGTCGCCTGCCCCGCCCAGCTCAAGGAGCGGCTCTTCCACTGGGGCTCGCGGCGCGCCATGGACATCGAGCACCTGGGTGAGGTGGTCATCGAGCAGCTCGTGAACCGCGAGATGGTGAAGGACTTCGGCGATCTGTACGAGCTGGACGTCGAGCAGCTGGCCAGTCTCGAGCGTCTCGCGGCCAAGTCGGCCAAGAATCTCGCCCACGCCATCCAGGCCTCGAAGCGGCGCGGCCTCTCGCGCGTGCTGAACGGGCTCGGCATCCGGATGGTGGGCGAGCGCGCCGCTCAGCTCCTGGCCGCGCGCTTCGGCACCATGGATCGTCTCGAGCAGGCGAGCCAGGAAGAGATCAGCGAGATCTCTGGCATAGGGCCCAAGATCGCCGAGTCCGTGCACGGGTTCTTTCAGATGGACCGCAACCGCAAGACCATCGCCCACCTGCGCAAGGTCGGGCTCGACCTCAACGAGGAAGGCGTCTCGGACGAGCCCGGGCCGCTCACGGGCAAGACGGTGGTGCTGACGGGAGGCCTCAAGACGCTGTCCCGTGATCAGGCCAGGGACCTCATCCTTCGCGCGGGCGGCCGCGTATCGGGCTCGGTGTCCAAGAAGACCAGCTATGTCGTGGCGGGCGAGGAGCCCGGCGCCAAGGTCGAGGATGCCAAACGCCTACGCGTCACCATCCTCGACGAGGATGAGTTCCTCAAGTTGCTCGGGCGGCCCTCGTGAGAACGCTGGCCTTCATGCTGGCCCTCCTGCTCGCGGCGCCGGCGGTGGCCCAGACGCAGGCGCGCCCGCACATGACGCGCGAGCAAGCGCTGGCCGCGCTCGCCGGCACGGATCTCGAAGGGCGCAGGCAGGCCGCGGCCTGGCTCGGCGAGCTCGGCCGGCCCGCGGACTTGCCCGCCATGATGAAGACGCTGCGCGACCCTGACGAATTGGTGCGGACACTTGGTGAAAGCTCTATCTGGCAGGTGTGGAGCCGCTCCGGCGACGACAAGGTGGATGCCCTCTTCGCGGTGGGAGTCGAGCAGATGAGCCGCGGCGATGCCCCGGGCGCCATCGAGACCTTTACCAACATCATCCAGG
Protein-coding sequences here:
- the ligA gene encoding NAD-dependent DNA ligase LigA; its protein translation is MTKPAEAAERIEALREAIHRHNYLYYAENRPEISDAEYDRLWKELRALEEAHPDLITADSPTQSPGGPRVEAFAPVEHLTAMLSLDNAMSPDDLREFEARIRRALPQATLDFVCEPKIDGLGVALLYERGRLVRGATRGDGRIGEDVTQNLRTIKTIPPTLHGPLKDAKRLEVRGEVYMPRQAFAKLNARLEEAGEATFANPRNAAAGAVRQKDPAITATRPLEIFLYHVSILEPPLFDTHWERLEALRQSGFPVNPRSERCPDIEAVIAYGQRLEAERDQLDYEADGAVVKVNDLEQQRRLGATAHHPRWAIAFKFAARQATTRVKAITINVGKTGALTPAAELEPVELSGVTVSNVSLHNEDEIHRKDVRVGDTVLIERAGDVIPYLVQVITSKRPPDTVSFQMPTHCPACGAPAERPAGEAIWRCTNVACPAQLKERLFHWGSRRAMDIEHLGEVVIEQLVNREMVKDFGDLYELDVEQLASLERLAAKSAKNLAHAIQASKRRGLSRVLNGLGIRMVGERAAQLLAARFGTMDRLEQASQEEISEISGIGPKIAESVHGFFQMDRNRKTIAHLRKVGLDLNEEGVSDEPGPLTGKTVVLTGGLKTLSRDQARDLILRAGGRVSGSVSKKTSYVVAGEEPGAKVEDAKRLRVTILDEDEFLKLLGRPS
- a CDS encoding tetratricopeptide repeat protein is translated as MRTLAFMLALLLAAPAVAQTQARPHMTREQALAALAGTDLEGRRQAAAWLGELGRPADLPAMMKTLRDPDELVRTLGESSIWQVWSRSGDDKVDALFAVGVEQMSRGDAPGAIETFTNIIQARPDFAEGWNKRATIYFLTGEYEKSLKDCDEVVKRNPHHWGVLSGYGQIYLRLGQPEQALAYFQRALQVNPNLAQVEAMIEQLKQVLIEKRKGTI